Proteins encoded within one genomic window of Episyrphus balteatus chromosome 1, idEpiBalt1.1, whole genome shotgun sequence:
- the LOC129906934 gene encoding dual specificity calcium/calmodulin-dependent 3',5'-cyclic nucleotide phosphodiesterase 1-like: MADEAVPDDKTDSQESLTLEGLECLKLVDNWSFDVFHFTDVVNNKPIKYLTRHLFDHYGLIQKFSIDPVILENFLNAIETGYNCFENPYHNNMHAADVTQTINSMLQETGLITWLTDLEIFACLLAAIIHDYDHTGTTNGFHIATKSNRALIYNDRSVQENHHLSASFFILQKDSCNILSKLSRDEYRQLRGLVIDFIFKSRKT, encoded by the exons ATGGCGGATGAAGCTGTACCAGATGATAAAACTGATTCACAGGAGTCGTTAACACTTGAAGGACTGGAATGTCTTAAG CTTGTTGACAATTGGTCTTTCGATGTATTCCACTTCACGGACGTTGTCAATAATAAACCTATCAAATATTTAACTCGCCATCTCTTTGATCATTATGgattgattcaaaaattttcaattgatcctgttattttggaaaattttttaaatgcgattGAAACTGGATACAATTGTTTCGAAAACCCATATCATAACAACATGCATGCTGCTGATGTCACTCAAACCATAAATTCGATGCTTCAAGAAACTGGCCTCATCACCTGGTTGACAGATTTAGAAATATTTGCTTGTTTATTGGCTGCAATTATACATGACTACGATCACACTGGCACAACCAATGGTTTTCACATTGCCACCAAATCAAATAGAGCTCTAATTTACAATGATCGTTCAGTACAAGAAAACCATCATTTAAGTGCTTCATTTTTCATTCTTCAAAAGGATAGTTGCAATATTTTGTCAAAACTATCTCGTGATGAGTATCGTCAGTTAAGAGGTTTAGTTATTGACTTCATTTTCAAATCCAGAAAGACATAA
- the LOC129913361 gene encoding cyclin-Y, protein MGNKNSCCAYSSPQPERKIKEVPPVYEERQPENEQYTNNLQHISEREALEGDLDPSVDPSAATMFLERSKVENGGITRKRSQHQIAQQQGSIGGGGLKKSSSCSTIYLDDSTVSQPNLKNTVKCVSLAIYFHIKNRESYRRLDIFDEKLHPLTHDTVPEDYDIHNPEHRQIYKFVRTLFNAAQLTAECAIITLVYLERLLTYAELDLGPCNWKRMVLGAILLASKVWDDQAVWNVDYCQILKDITVEDMNELERQFLELLQFNINVPSSVYAKYYFDLRTLAEANDLSFPTEPLSKERAQKLEAMSRVMQDKVTAEALKNGIKKWSSMDNISQGGPRRSVAILS, encoded by the coding sequence ATGGGTAATAAAAACTCTTGCTGTGCCTACTCCAGTCCACAGCCCGAGCGTAAAATCAAAGAAGTTCCTCCGGTGTACGAAGAACGCCAGCCAGAAAATGAACAATACACAAACAATCTGCAGCACATCTCAGAGCGTGAAGCTCTCGAAGGAGATTTAGACCCATCCGTCGATCCATCGGCAGCTACAATGTTCTTGGAACGTTCCAAGGTCGAAAATGGGGGAATAACTCGAAAACGCTCGCAGCATCAAATCGCCCAACAACAGGGCAGCATCGGAGGAGGTGGTCTAAAGAAGAGTTCATCATGTTCCACAATATACTTGGACGACAGCACAGTTTCGCAGCCAAATCTCAAGAACACCGTTAAGTGTGTATCCCTAGCCATTTACTTCCACATTAAAAACCGTGAATCATACCGACGACTGGACATATTTGACGAGAAACTTCATCCCCTAACCCACGACACAGTGCCCGAAGACTATGATATCCACAATCCCGAGCACAGACAAATCTACAAGTTTGTCCGGACGCTCTTCAATGCAGCTCAACTAACTGCGGAATGTGCTATCATTACCCTAGTCTATCTGGAACGATTACTAACTTATGCCGAACTAGATTTGGGGCCATGTAATTGGAAACGAATGGTGTTGGGAGCGATTTTGCTTGCGAGCAAAGTGTGGGACGATCAAGCTGTCTGGAATGTAGACTActgccaaattttaaaagacaTTACCGTCGAAGACATGAATGAATTGGAACGACAGTTTTTGGAACTGCTGCAATTCAATATAAATGTGCCGTCATCGGTGTACGCTAAGTATTACTTTGATCTGCGAACATTGGCCGAAGCCAATGATTTGTCATTCCCCACAGAGCCACTGTCCAAAGAACGCGCACAAAAGCTTGAAGCAATGTCGCGAGTAATGCAAGATAAAGTTACCGCCGAGGCccttaaaaatggcatcaaaaaGTGGTCTTCTATGGATAACATCAGTCAGGGTGGTCCGCGACGGAGTGTCGCTATACTTTCGTGA